A window of Trueperaceae bacterium contains these coding sequences:
- a CDS encoding diguanylate cyclase, translating to MAVNTANVPPAVPEALWTLCLYLNERRRLLEQLEQVARCAAELTASDHADITLFDATLRRFIPLRSTQVFIHQGEPDAAAKVRETKRPVIVPDLNFSASDEDLALFNRDIASYLAVPVMDGARVDAALVVFSREARNYDSGEQQTLEGLAALAAVALKQKRLSLGLEDASRTLLKLSLSDPYTGIATRKQFDQMLQHEWNRAISEGLSISLLQLEIDGIDDDGNARPHSGAQEALSRAARTLRAALYRAGDSIALLGDGRLAVIMPDTDQTGAVAIARRLQRDVAGYALNSDEEPLTLSIGISSFDTLQLQRGVFGTPEKLVRQAAAALEQAKRAGGNQLKLVELAD from the coding sequence ATGGCCGTGAACACCGCCAACGTTCCCCCTGCCGTTCCCGAGGCCCTCTGGACCCTCTGCCTCTATCTGAACGAGCGGAGACGCCTGCTGGAGCAGCTCGAGCAGGTGGCGCGTTGCGCGGCCGAACTCACCGCCAGCGATCACGCCGACATCACCCTTTTCGACGCCACCCTCAGGCGTTTCATCCCCCTGCGCAGCACCCAGGTGTTCATCCATCAGGGCGAACCCGATGCTGCCGCGAAGGTCCGCGAGACGAAGCGGCCGGTCATCGTTCCCGATCTGAACTTCTCTGCGAGCGATGAAGACCTTGCCCTCTTCAACCGCGACATCGCTTCATATCTGGCGGTTCCGGTGATGGATGGAGCGCGTGTTGACGCCGCACTGGTGGTATTCAGCAGGGAGGCGCGCAACTACGACTCGGGCGAGCAGCAGACGCTCGAAGGGCTGGCCGCCCTGGCGGCCGTCGCGCTGAAGCAGAAGCGACTGTCGTTGGGCCTCGAAGACGCCAGCCGCACCCTGCTGAAACTATCGCTCAGCGACCCCTACACGGGGATAGCGACCCGCAAGCAGTTCGATCAGATGCTGCAGCACGAGTGGAACCGGGCCATCTCCGAGGGGCTCTCCATCTCGCTCCTCCAGCTCGAGATCGACGGGATCGACGACGACGGCAATGCGCGACCCCACAGCGGGGCCCAGGAGGCCTTGTCACGGGCCGCCCGCACACTGCGCGCCGCCCTCTACCGAGCCGGAGATTCGATCGCTTTGCTCGGTGACGGCAGGTTGGCCGTGATAATGCCCGACACCGACCAGACCGGAGCCGTGGCCATCGCCCGCCGGCTGCAACGCGACGTGGCTGGCTACGCGCTCAACAGCGACGAGGAGCCGCTCACCCTATCGATAGGGATCAGCTCGTTCGACACGCTTCAATTGCAGAGGGGCGTGTTCGGCACGCCCGAGAAGCTCGTGCGTCAGGCCGCGGCCGCGCTGGAGCAGGCCAAACGGGCCGGCGGCAATCAGCTGAAGCTCGTCGAACTCGCCGACTGA